A genome region from Bradyrhizobium commune includes the following:
- a CDS encoding amino acid ABC transporter permease — MLINIYQIVTDNWLLLLIGQFPNGPLGGIAATLILSILGIGLAFPLSILVALARISPWPVLNWPATALVYVMRGVPLLMIIFWVYFLLPLLIGRIVPGFVAMVCTLVVYEAAFLSEIVRAGIQALPRGQTDAARALGHSHISAMRYVILPQALYNMIPSILSQFVATIKETTLAYVINVPELTFAASQINNQLLTKPFEVFFVLAVIYFAVCWTLTQLANWLERRIAAKRAGHGVADQATAVGTAAIGPESVQEIIQ; from the coding sequence ATGCTGATCAATATCTACCAGATCGTCACGGACAACTGGCTGCTCTTGCTGATCGGACAGTTTCCGAATGGTCCTCTCGGTGGCATTGCTGCGACGCTGATACTGTCCATTCTCGGCATCGGTCTGGCCTTTCCGCTGAGCATTCTAGTGGCGCTCGCCCGGATTTCTCCCTGGCCTGTCTTGAACTGGCCTGCCACGGCGCTCGTCTATGTCATGCGCGGCGTGCCGCTCTTGATGATTATCTTCTGGGTCTACTTTCTGCTGCCGCTGCTGATCGGACGTATCGTGCCCGGCTTTGTGGCGATGGTCTGCACACTGGTCGTCTACGAGGCGGCATTTCTGAGCGAGATCGTTCGTGCCGGCATTCAGGCTCTCCCCAGGGGACAGACGGATGCGGCGCGCGCGCTTGGCCATAGTCACATTTCGGCAATGCGCTACGTCATTCTGCCCCAGGCGCTCTACAACATGATCCCGAGCATTCTCAGCCAGTTCGTGGCCACCATCAAGGAAACGACGCTGGCCTACGTCATAAACGTTCCCGAGCTGACATTCGCGGCCAGCCAGATCAACAACCAGCTTCTGACCAAGCCGTTCGAGGTCTTCTTCGTTCTTGCCGTCATCTATTTCGCGGTCTGTTGGACGCTGACGCAGCTCGCGAACTGGCTGGAGCGCCGCATCGCCGCAAAGCGTGCGGGACACGGAGTCGCTGATCAGGCAACCGCCGTTGGCACTGCAGCGATTGGGCCCGAGAGCGTTCAGGAGATCATTCAATGA
- a CDS encoding amino acid ABC transporter permease, which yields MSSLDLSAILLKPEYSRMLLDGFEMTLVVAIGSWLLAMSLGLLLLIIRLAPSRIADRAVAVYISYHQNVPTLVQLMLWYFGMSSLLPLALQDWISVHNGEAIFAVIGLGLCQAAYFSEDFRSGLRSVAAGQMEAAKALGHGYISAMRYVMMPQAVRNALPPLINHTVSLFKNSSLAVAIGVTELMHAVKEVENQSFRTFETYLIATIVYLACSLLLMAAGAWLSRRSLRVGAT from the coding sequence ATGAGCAGCCTCGACCTCTCGGCGATCCTGCTCAAGCCCGAATACAGCCGGATGCTGCTCGACGGCTTCGAGATGACGCTTGTGGTGGCGATCGGCTCCTGGCTGCTCGCGATGAGCCTCGGCCTCCTGCTGCTCATCATTCGACTGGCGCCGAGCCGCATCGCAGACCGCGCGGTGGCCGTCTACATCTCCTATCACCAGAACGTGCCCACTCTTGTGCAGTTGATGCTGTGGTACTTCGGTATGTCGAGCCTACTTCCGCTTGCGCTTCAGGACTGGATCAGCGTTCACAACGGTGAAGCGATCTTCGCCGTGATCGGGCTTGGCCTGTGCCAGGCGGCCTATTTCAGCGAGGATTTTCGCTCCGGCCTGCGGTCGGTTGCAGCCGGACAGATGGAGGCGGCAAAGGCGCTCGGGCACGGCTATATCAGCGCGATGCGCTATGTGATGATGCCGCAAGCGGTGCGCAACGCGCTGCCCCCGCTCATCAACCATACGGTTTCGCTGTTCAAGAACAGCAGCCTTGCAGTCGCGATCGGCGTCACCGAACTAATGCATGCGGTGAAGGAGGTCGAAAACCAGAGTTTCCGCACGTTCGAAACCTATCTGATCGCGACGATCGTCTATCTCGCGTGTTCGCTGCTGCTGATGGCGGCTGGCGCCTGGCTGAGCCGCCGGTCGCTTCGGGTGGGAGCCACCTGA
- a CDS encoding SDR family oxidoreductase, protein MPFSDYRKALVTGASSGIGAAVVERLCREGLEVHALARSANALEELARRTGCIAHALDVTDLAGVTQLAKEVEFDILVNNAGVDRPKSFLKADAEDIDLIVDVNLRAALHLCRLIVPGMAARDRGHIVNISSIAGAYNFGGNSSYHATKAGISMLSSQLRIDVFGRRVRVTEICPGRVATDIFAHVHGASKETYERFIEGYELPEAKDIADAIAFAIAAPIAVNVGYMEITPTLQVPGGLSTAKGAASAAEPSR, encoded by the coding sequence ATGCCGTTTTCCGACTATCGAAAGGCACTCGTCACTGGCGCCTCTTCCGGTATCGGCGCCGCTGTCGTCGAACGATTGTGCCGCGAGGGCCTGGAAGTGCACGCGCTGGCGCGCAGCGCCAACGCCCTCGAGGAGCTGGCGCGACGGACCGGCTGCATCGCACACGCGCTCGATGTGACCGATCTCGCAGGTGTAACGCAGCTTGCCAAAGAGGTCGAGTTCGACATTCTCGTCAACAATGCCGGCGTCGATCGGCCGAAGTCGTTTCTCAAGGCCGACGCCGAGGACATCGATCTCATCGTCGACGTGAATCTGCGCGCGGCCTTGCATCTCTGCCGCCTGATCGTGCCCGGCATGGCCGCGCGCGACCGCGGCCACATCGTCAACATCAGCTCGATCGCCGGCGCCTACAATTTTGGGGGGAACTCCTCCTACCACGCGACCAAGGCCGGCATCAGCATGCTGTCGAGCCAGCTCCGCATCGACGTGTTCGGCCGCCGCGTTCGCGTCACCGAGATCTGCCCCGGCCGCGTCGCCACCGACATCTTTGCCCATGTCCACGGCGCCTCGAAGGAAACCTACGAGCGCTTCATCGAAGGCTACGAGCTGCCCGAAGCCAAGGACATCGCAGACGCTATCGCGTTTGCGATTGCCGCACCCATTGCGGTCAACGTCGGATACATGGAGATCACCCCGACGCTCCAGGTCCCCGGCGGATTGTCGACCGCGAAGGGCGCCGCATCCGCCGCCGAGCCGAGCCGCTGA
- a CDS encoding LamB/YcsF family protein yields the protein MNIDLNADLAEGYGPWRMGDDTALLDVLSSANLACGFHAGDPLIMQRTVELAMARGVDIGAHVGFPDRQGFGRRVMQIDITELAAIVTYQLGALDGICRARGARMTHMSFHGALGNMVAADHALAAALVRAVATFDPKLILLTSASRAMEAAAHDCGLRAATTFLADRAYDDDGLLVSRKLAGSVIHDRAHVLERVKRILRQGNVVTHSGNTLAMRPASILLHGDTDGAVDLARAIREEVVASGACIVPISRQGCR from the coding sequence ATGAACATCGACCTCAATGCCGATCTTGCCGAGGGCTATGGGCCCTGGCGCATGGGCGACGACACCGCGCTCTTGGACGTGCTGTCGTCGGCCAACTTGGCTTGTGGATTTCATGCGGGCGATCCGCTGATCATGCAGCGCACAGTGGAGCTCGCCATGGCGCGCGGCGTCGACATCGGCGCCCATGTCGGCTTCCCCGATCGCCAGGGCTTTGGCCGCCGCGTCATGCAGATCGATATCACCGAGCTCGCCGCGATCGTGACCTACCAGCTTGGAGCGCTCGACGGCATCTGCCGCGCGCGCGGCGCGCGCATGACCCATATGAGCTTTCACGGTGCGCTCGGCAACATGGTTGCGGCAGATCATGCCCTGGCGGCCGCCCTGGTGCGCGCGGTTGCAACCTTCGATCCGAAACTGATCCTGCTCACCTCGGCAAGCCGCGCCATGGAAGCGGCCGCCCACGATTGCGGCTTGCGGGCCGCGACAACCTTCCTGGCGGATCGCGCCTATGACGACGACGGCCTCTTGGTCTCGCGCAAGCTTGCCGGATCGGTGATCCACGACCGCGCCCACGTGCTTGAGCGGGTCAAGCGCATCCTGCGCCAGGGCAACGTTGTGACCCACAGCGGCAACACGCTGGCAATGCGTCCCGCCAGCATTCTGTTGCACGGCGATACCGACGGCGCCGTCGACCTGGCGAGAGCCATCCGCGAGGAAGTCGTGGCCAGCGGTGCCTGCATTGTGCCCATTTCGCGACAAGGATGCCGCTGA
- a CDS encoding biotin/lipoyl-containing protein has translation MMPFPHVDQLSSWLAEAGIDYLELSGPDRQLRLGCAIQQELQVKTTDGARAVAHTVAVRAPMVGTLLHSHPMRRVPLAPCGSLVRAGQAVALLQVGALLVPIDAPCDGVVVEVVAEEGALVGFGAEIARLSDIASEA, from the coding sequence ATGATGCCGTTCCCGCATGTTGACCAACTCTCGTCATGGCTTGCCGAAGCGGGCATCGACTACCTTGAACTGAGCGGGCCTGACCGCCAGCTACGCCTTGGGTGCGCCATCCAGCAAGAGCTTCAGGTGAAGACGACGGACGGCGCGAGGGCAGTCGCTCACACCGTCGCCGTGCGGGCGCCGATGGTGGGGACCCTGCTGCATAGCCATCCGATGCGGCGCGTTCCGCTCGCGCCCTGTGGAAGTCTGGTTCGCGCCGGCCAGGCGGTCGCGCTATTGCAAGTTGGCGCGCTGCTGGTTCCGATCGATGCGCCCTGTGACGGGGTCGTCGTGGAGGTGGTAGCAGAGGAGGGCGCGCTCGTCGGGTTTGGCGCCGAGATCGCCCGACTTTCAGACATCGCGAGCGAGGCTTGA
- a CDS encoding biotin-dependent carboxyltransferase family protein has product MIEVIATGGLATIQDLGRRGALKWGVGTSGAMDDLAVAAGNILLGNPDDAAVIEIQIFPFRIRFQEDTTFAVTGADCDARLDDLAILPWCAHDARAGQVLQPGLPRRDGWAASRAYLCLAGGVDVPSVLGSRSTQLRGEFGGFEGRALRTGDKIATGPFRAASARVGLNPPALAMPLMVDGLPAVRVLRAAEYEAYTPQAQASLWSEPWRISPQSDRYGFRLEGTPLMPKAPLELRSHGIVPGVIQVPHGGQPIVQMRDAQPSGGYPKIGTVIEADLWRLGQTPIGGRVRFVEVTWDDAVAAQDANERWLAEARRLVGLFRARRGGQ; this is encoded by the coding sequence ATGATTGAGGTCATCGCCACCGGCGGACTTGCGACGATTCAGGATCTTGGCCGCAGGGGCGCGCTCAAATGGGGCGTCGGTACCTCGGGCGCCATGGATGACCTTGCAGTCGCGGCCGGCAACATCCTGCTCGGCAATCCCGATGACGCGGCGGTGATCGAGATCCAGATTTTTCCGTTTCGGATCCGCTTCCAGGAGGACACGACGTTCGCCGTGACGGGAGCAGATTGCGACGCGAGGCTCGATGATCTGGCGATCCTGCCTTGGTGCGCGCATGATGCCCGCGCCGGACAGGTGCTTCAACCCGGACTTCCCAGACGCGACGGTTGGGCAGCGAGCCGCGCCTATCTTTGCCTTGCCGGCGGCGTCGATGTGCCGTCGGTGCTGGGGTCGCGCAGCACGCAGTTGCGTGGTGAATTTGGTGGTTTCGAAGGACGCGCCCTTCGCACAGGCGACAAGATTGCAACCGGACCGTTTCGAGCAGCGAGTGCACGCGTGGGCCTTAATCCGCCAGCGTTGGCGATGCCGCTGATGGTGGATGGCCTGCCGGCCGTACGGGTGCTTCGCGCTGCCGAGTACGAGGCCTATACGCCGCAGGCTCAGGCAAGTCTGTGGAGCGAGCCATGGCGGATTTCGCCGCAAAGCGATCGCTACGGGTTTCGGCTCGAGGGCACCCCATTGATGCCGAAGGCGCCGCTCGAATTGCGTTCGCACGGCATCGTGCCGGGGGTGATCCAGGTGCCGCATGGCGGTCAGCCCATCGTGCAGATGCGCGATGCCCAGCCGTCCGGGGGCTATCCCAAGATCGGAACCGTTATCGAGGCCGACTTGTGGCGCCTCGGGCAGACGCCGATTGGCGGCCGCGTTCGCTTTGTCGAGGTGACTTGGGATGACGCTGTCGCGGCCCAGGATGCGAACGAGCGCTGGCTTGCCGAAGCGCGTCGCCTCGTTGGTCTTTTCCGTGCACGGCGGGGAGGGCAATGA
- the pxpB gene encoding 5-oxoprolinase subunit PxpB: protein MSADEPRISLLGTSALLFDAPGPTELDTQRRIWALAEEAGQWPEIREAVPGMNNVMLSFVRPPSSLTSIEARLRSAWASASALKLEGRLIELPVVYGGEGGPHVADVVAHTGLSLDDIAEIHSAPIYHVYALGSHPGYCYLGGMDQRIATPRRKIPTLRIPGGAVSIGGGQTGVSASPGPSGWNTIGSTEMRFFDPASDPPALLRPGDSIRFRIAAVIR from the coding sequence ATGAGCGCCGATGAGCCCCGGATCAGTCTTCTTGGAACGAGCGCCTTGTTGTTCGATGCGCCCGGTCCGACGGAGCTCGACACGCAGCGGCGGATCTGGGCGCTGGCCGAGGAGGCCGGGCAATGGCCTGAAATTCGCGAGGCCGTGCCGGGCATGAACAACGTCATGCTCAGCTTCGTGCGTCCCCCCAGCTCGCTCACATCGATTGAAGCGAGGTTACGGTCGGCCTGGGCCAGCGCCTCGGCGCTCAAGCTGGAAGGCCGGCTGATCGAGCTGCCGGTGGTCTATGGCGGCGAGGGCGGGCCGCATGTCGCCGACGTCGTTGCGCATACGGGGTTGAGCCTCGACGACATCGCCGAAATCCACAGTGCGCCGATCTATCACGTCTACGCGCTCGGCAGTCATCCCGGCTATTGCTATCTCGGTGGCATGGACCAGCGGATCGCGACGCCGCGCCGCAAGATCCCCACGCTGAGGATTCCGGGAGGCGCGGTCTCAATCGGCGGCGGTCAGACCGGCGTGTCTGCATCGCCCGGGCCGAGCGGCTGGAATACGATCGGCAGCACCGAGATGCGTTTCTTTGACCCGGCCAGCGACCCGCCGGCGCTGCTGCGTCCCGGTGACAGCATCCGCTTTCGCATCGCGGCGGTGATCCGATGA
- the accC gene encoding acetyl-CoA carboxylase biotin carboxylase subunit — protein MFESVLIANRGEIALRIQRACRSLGLRTIVVYSEADRDAPYVERADVAVCIGPPAATHSYLDQAAILLAANATGAEAVHPGYGFLAENALFAERVVEAGLTFIGPSAACIRTMGDKVAAKKAMRAAGVPCVPGPDATLPDDPEAVRRLAHEIGYPVIVKAAGGGGGRGMRIVTEEAALLDALAVTREEARRAFDNGEVYIEKFLTHPRHVEIQVLADGHGQALWLGSRDCSLQRRHQKVIEEAPAPGIADALVAEIGERCARACQQIEYQGLGTFEFLFEDGAFYFIEMNTRLQVEHPVTEMTAGIDIVQQQIRVARGERLTLTQADIRCRGHAFECRINAENPNTFAPSPGRITGWELPGGYGVRVDSHAGAGYTVSPHYDSMIAKLIVHGDNRADALARLRLALDEMSVSGISTNLPLHRRIALDPAFSSGAVDIHYLERRLREGAPHA, from the coding sequence ATGTTCGAGTCCGTTCTGATCGCCAACCGCGGTGAGATTGCGCTTCGTATCCAGCGAGCGTGTCGGAGCCTCGGCCTGCGCACCATCGTGGTCTATTCCGAGGCCGATCGTGATGCGCCCTATGTCGAACGCGCGGATGTCGCGGTCTGCATCGGTCCACCCGCGGCAACGCATAGCTATCTCGATCAGGCCGCCATCTTGCTCGCGGCCAACGCGACGGGTGCTGAAGCTGTTCACCCCGGATATGGATTTCTGGCCGAGAACGCCCTGTTCGCCGAGCGCGTCGTCGAAGCCGGCCTGACGTTCATCGGCCCTTCCGCCGCCTGCATTCGAACCATGGGCGACAAGGTCGCCGCCAAGAAGGCGATGCGCGCGGCGGGCGTGCCCTGCGTTCCCGGCCCCGATGCAACCTTGCCGGATGATCCCGAGGCCGTTCGTCGCCTCGCTCATGAGATCGGCTATCCCGTCATCGTCAAAGCCGCAGGCGGAGGTGGCGGGCGAGGGATGCGGATCGTCACCGAGGAGGCCGCGCTGCTCGATGCGCTCGCCGTCACGCGTGAGGAAGCGCGACGCGCCTTCGACAACGGTGAAGTCTATATCGAAAAATTTCTAACCCATCCCCGGCACGTTGAAATCCAGGTGCTCGCCGATGGGCATGGTCAGGCGCTTTGGCTTGGCAGCCGGGATTGCTCGCTCCAGCGCCGTCACCAGAAGGTCATCGAGGAGGCGCCCGCGCCGGGAATCGCGGATGCGCTCGTCGCCGAGATCGGCGAGCGCTGCGCGCGGGCCTGCCAGCAGATCGAGTACCAGGGGCTCGGCACCTTCGAATTCCTGTTCGAAGACGGTGCATTCTATTTCATCGAAATGAACACGCGGCTGCAGGTCGAGCATCCCGTCACCGAGATGACGGCCGGGATCGACATCGTCCAGCAGCAGATCCGCGTCGCGCGCGGGGAGCGGCTTACCTTGACGCAAGCGGATATTCGCTGCCGTGGGCATGCCTTCGAGTGCCGGATCAATGCCGAGAACCCGAATACCTTCGCGCCGTCGCCGGGCCGCATCACCGGCTGGGAGCTGCCAGGCGGCTACGGCGTGCGCGTCGACAGCCACGCCGGGGCCGGCTACACGGTCTCGCCGCACTACGATTCCATGATCGCAAAGCTGATCGTCCATGGCGATAATCGTGCTGATGCGCTGGCGCGGCTGCGGCTCGCGCTCGATGAAATGAGCGTCTCGGGGATCTCGACCAATTTGCCGCTGCATCGCCGCATCGCCTTGGACCCGGCATTCAGCTCCGGGGCGGTTGACATCCACTATCTCGAACGCCGCCTGCGCGAGGGAGCACCTCACGCATGA
- a CDS encoding acetyl-CoA carboxylase biotin carboxyl carrier protein has product MDLAQIKAFIDAMASSDLAELEASKDGWTLRLVRNGVRSHSVPPVAAPDRSPSRPNTSIETPVAAAPEICAPLSGIVYLCPGPDQPPYVEVGQAIQAGMAICVIEAMKTFIEVRAERDGILEAILVAPGTLVEAGQPLMRTV; this is encoded by the coding sequence ATGGACCTGGCGCAGATCAAGGCGTTCATTGACGCAATGGCGTCGTCCGATCTCGCCGAACTCGAGGCGAGCAAGGACGGATGGACGCTCCGGCTGGTACGCAATGGCGTGCGGAGCCATTCCGTACCCCCGGTTGCGGCTCCCGATCGATCGCCGTCTCGTCCGAACACGTCGATAGAAACGCCCGTGGCAGCAGCGCCGGAGATCTGCGCGCCGCTTTCCGGCATCGTCTATCTGTGCCCCGGACCGGATCAGCCGCCCTATGTCGAGGTTGGTCAGGCGATCCAGGCCGGCATGGCGATCTGTGTCATCGAGGCGATGAAGACGTTCATCGAAGTCCGCGCCGAACGGGACGGGATCCTCGAAGCGATCCTTGTCGCTCCCGGAACCCTCGTCGAGGCAGGTCAGCCGCTGATGCGCACCGTCTGA
- the nac gene encoding nitrogen assimilation transcriptional regulator NAC: MNLRRLQYFVKIVDIGSLTQAADILHVAQPALSQQLATLEGEVRQQLLLRTKRGVVPTEAGKVLYRHAQLILRQWDQANADMKAAGQGLSGAVSVGLAPGTAAARLALPLLRTARARHPGILLYLNETYGSTLSELVMNGRMDIAVLYGGQTTVHGLTFLPLFKEQLYLVGPDSMVASPSDLPLRTIADLDLYLPRPYNVVRKMVNEAFAGLGMTPRVVAEIESAGTLSAVIASGLGATILPESMAREVASSSNAWLSRIVEPTIEAPLALCQSDHLPLSEPASAIKEILLELVASLS, from the coding sequence GTGAACTTGAGGCGCCTGCAATACTTCGTGAAGATTGTCGACATCGGCAGTCTGACGCAGGCCGCCGACATTCTTCACGTGGCGCAGCCGGCGCTCAGCCAGCAATTGGCGACGTTGGAGGGCGAGGTACGTCAGCAGCTATTATTGCGCACCAAGCGCGGTGTGGTGCCAACCGAAGCCGGTAAGGTTCTCTACCGGCATGCCCAGCTCATCTTGCGGCAATGGGACCAGGCCAACGCCGACATGAAGGCGGCGGGGCAGGGCTTGTCCGGCGCCGTGTCAGTCGGGCTCGCGCCGGGAACGGCTGCCGCGCGCCTGGCGTTGCCGCTTCTGCGCACTGCGCGGGCGCGTCACCCCGGCATCCTGCTCTATCTGAACGAGACCTATGGCAGCACGCTGTCGGAGCTCGTGATGAATGGACGGATGGATATTGCAGTGCTCTATGGCGGCCAGACCACCGTGCATGGATTGACGTTCCTTCCGCTGTTCAAGGAACAACTGTATTTGGTGGGCCCCGACAGCATGGTCGCGTCCCCCAGCGATTTGCCGTTGCGTACGATCGCTGATCTGGATCTCTACCTCCCGCGGCCCTACAACGTCGTGCGAAAAATGGTGAACGAGGCATTCGCGGGACTCGGGATGACGCCTCGCGTGGTTGCGGAAATCGAATCGGCCGGAACGTTGTCGGCCGTCATTGCCAGCGGTCTTGGCGCAACGATCCTGCCGGAATCCATGGCGCGTGAGGTCGCCAGTTCCTCCAACGCCTGGCTGTCTCGCATCGTCGAACCGACTATTGAGGCCCCGTTGGCGCTCTGCCAGTCGGATCATTTGCCGCTGTCCGAGCCCGCTTCGGCGATCAAGGAAATCCTCCTGGAACTCGTCGCGAGCCTGTCGTAA
- a CDS encoding aspartate transaminase → MNSYNPAGRIRRIKPSPSTVAADRANELRRQGKQIVSLVVGEPDFDTPAHIRKAAAYAMDHGATRYTSMRGTQELREAIAAKLKRENALSYGVDEIIVTNGAKSAIYSALAATVDVGDEVIIPAPYWVSYPDMVLACDGTPVTISCGENHGFKLSPGQLEEAITPKTRWLLINSPSNPTGASYTAAEYRALADVLVKHPHVMVMTDDIYEHIRFDGKPTPHLLNAAPELRDRTLAINGVSKTYAMTGWRIGWVAGPRTLIGALDTLLSQSAGTCCAVSQAAATAALNGDQSFIVESVAIYKQRRDAILPLLNAIPGLSCQAPDGAFYLFVNCAGLIGKTTEDGKRIETDNDVVLYFLDTFGVALVAGAAYGLSPYFRLSIATSLEALTEGVERLARATATLRGLPSRLD, encoded by the coding sequence GTGAACTCCTACAACCCCGCAGGGCGCATCAGACGCATCAAGCCGTCACCCAGCACTGTTGCCGCCGATCGGGCCAACGAGCTGCGGCGACAGGGCAAGCAGATCGTGAGTCTAGTGGTCGGCGAGCCGGATTTCGACACGCCGGCCCACATCCGCAAGGCGGCCGCATACGCGATGGACCATGGCGCGACCCGCTACACCTCGATGCGGGGAACGCAGGAATTGCGGGAGGCGATCGCAGCCAAGCTCAAGCGCGAGAACGCGCTGAGCTACGGCGTCGACGAGATCATCGTGACCAACGGCGCCAAGAGCGCGATCTACAGCGCGCTCGCAGCGACCGTCGATGTCGGTGACGAGGTCATCATTCCGGCGCCCTACTGGGTGTCCTATCCGGACATGGTGCTGGCTTGCGACGGCACGCCGGTGACGATCAGCTGCGGCGAGAACCATGGCTTCAAGCTGTCGCCGGGGCAGCTGGAAGAAGCTATCACGCCGAAAACGCGCTGGCTGCTGATCAACTCGCCGAGCAATCCGACCGGCGCCAGCTATACCGCTGCCGAGTACCGCGCGCTCGCGGACGTGCTCGTCAAGCATCCGCACGTCATGGTCATGACTGACGACATCTACGAGCACATTCGTTTCGACGGCAAGCCGACTCCGCATCTCCTGAACGCCGCGCCCGAACTGCGCGACCGTACCCTCGCCATCAACGGCGTGTCCAAGACCTATGCCATGACCGGCTGGCGTATCGGCTGGGTTGCCGGCCCGCGGACTCTGATCGGCGCGCTTGATACGTTGTTGTCGCAGTCCGCGGGAACCTGCTGCGCGGTGAGCCAGGCGGCGGCAACCGCCGCGCTCAACGGTGATCAGTCCTTCATCGTGGAGAGCGTCGCCATCTACAAGCAGCGGCGCGACGCCATCCTGCCGCTCCTGAACGCAATCCCCGGTCTGAGCTGCCAGGCGCCAGACGGCGCATTCTACCTGTTCGTGAATTGCGCCGGCCTGATCGGCAAGACCACGGAGGATGGCAAGCGGATCGAGACTGACAACGATGTGGTGCTTTACTTCCTCGACACCTTCGGCGTGGCGCTGGTCGCTGGCGCGGCCTACGGACTCTCACCTTACTTCAGGCTGTCAATCGCGACATCTCTGGAAGCTCTGACAGAGGGGGTTGAACGCTTAGCGCGCGCCACCGCGACACTCCGAGGCCTCCCATCGAGGCTGGATTGA
- a CDS encoding 4Fe-4S dicluster domain-containing protein produces the protein MIEVIDTERCTSCDICVNVCPTNVFDKTDGIPVIARQGDCQTCFLCELYCPEDALYVSPFADETRPVDLAALKQADTMGSYRRAVGWTEETRDLRGVDQSYLLFGR, from the coding sequence ATGATCGAGGTTATCGATACAGAGCGTTGCACGTCCTGCGACATCTGCGTCAACGTGTGCCCGACCAACGTGTTCGACAAGACCGACGGCATTCCGGTGATCGCCCGCCAGGGCGATTGCCAGACCTGCTTCCTCTGCGAACTCTATTGCCCGGAAGACGCGCTCTACGTCTCGCCTTTCGCGGATGAGACCCGTCCAGTCGACCTCGCAGCGCTCAAGCAAGCGGACACGATGGGCAGCTATCGCCGCGCCGTCGGCTGGACCGAGGAGACCCGCGATCTCCGCGGCGTCGACCAAAGCTACTTGCTTTTCGGTCGTTAG